tttgtgaggtgctatgccacgtaaaaactttttcctcaacaggtgtcgcactgcggtgcaccgttccgactcggctataaagaggagctgccttatagagctggcaaactatcgataatagcaacattcgatattttcgagaGGTTTAATAATTAATATCGATGCTGtcattaatttcccatcacctatatttcaaacgaaaacgaGAAGTacaagtcgggagatcgattcatatggaagcaatatcaatgcacagactaaATAAAACCAATGCTAACCAACTGACTTTAGTTGGATggaaatgttagcctaatcggatgaaaattgcgccctctataggcggattgcttatttttgtttagttttccaaaaaatttaacttttgcgatagtatccatcgaaataaataataatcgatattctgtcaaaaaattaaaaatcgatagtgccattgatattttgccagctctactgttttatcattgagcttaaacttgagtcggacagcactcattgatgtgtgcgatgtttgcccctgtttgctTAATGTAATATTCAGGGGCAAATATGCATTTGCAGGGTCGATTATGACTAAGTGTAGCAAACTGTGCAACAAAACTAGTCTACCTAACATCATATGGGGAGGAGTAtacaaatcaaatttcgatTACATTTTATTTCGGAGTAAGATGATCTGTTGAACTGCCAATAAACTTAACAATTTGAAAATACTTACAATTTAAGAGCAGCAGCTAGTTCGAACTTGGGTGGATCAAATTCCAATAGTTTACCCACTATGACACAATATCCCTCGGGGGTGTTATTACTCAAGGGACATACCGCTCtgccaaaaaattttgagattttAAGAAGAAAGCACAAAGTGGTTTACACTTTCCATCAACTTACACTGCTTTTTGGGCCAAAACCAATTGTGGCGATTCAATGTCCAAGTCACCAAAAAACTCGTTGGTTTGGGTACGAAATGTATAGTACTTATCGATAACCTCTTTTGTATACTCCATTTGGTATTGACAGGCATGGTAGAAGATTAGGACCTCACGTTCCAACAACTCGGGCATATGGGGTTGAGCTCTCAGCCATTGATGAAGTTTTTGAACTTCGTGGCGATCAATGTGCGGATGTTTGGCATATTCTTCTtctaaatcaaaaagcggccacattttctttttgtacGTAGATAGTTGAGTAGTTGTTGCCTTTATGTGTTCTTTATTGAGACTGTCATGCCAATGGACTTTGTGTTGGTTTACCTGTTTTGAGTTCGATTATTCTCTTGCTATGATTTTATTTGTGATTCTGTAAatagctgatttttttttttaatagattaTCTAACGTATGAATGAATGTACATTTAGTACAAGTATTAAGTATTATTTGTAGTATGCAGTCAAAGAGGGGAGGAGGAGAAGGTAATTTGTTTGGCacatgtaaaagcgtggtaCGATCGACTGGGACGAATCTAATATACACTTCACAATGTTGAGAGACATGTTAAAAATACGTTAAGATATACGCCTTCTAGGGGCACACTTAGTacagtcgggagatcggtttatattgaagctttTCATGGAACATGGGccgacttggcccatttacaatctcaaccgaactACTGCAAAAAAGAAGTACATTAAGGAAGGGGAGAAACTTTTTTCATATCCATGACAGTATTTCGATAAGAATAAGAATTATTTGAGCATTACATCtatcagctagctttactcattcgataGTTAGCGTTCTTGTGACACAAGGACGGACGTATGGGCATAGTTGGCTTAGAGTGGTAATCTATTTTCTAAACAGACTCACTTATattattttagtccattgtcaTACCACTCTAGCGACAGATCAGACCTCTGGTGGGAATTGAGGCAACAATCCCCGCGCTGGCAATCTGAACACGCCACCAACTCGGCTATCGGGGCGACCTAGGCAAGGTATAATCGTCATAAAATTCCAAAGCGATCAAGCATACATACATTTCATTgagtctttggggaaaatttcaaggtgttccaaacggaatgacgaaattagtatattgtCATACAATGGTTGACGGCATAATAACTATTAAAGTGTTATTAATTGCGAGAGAAAATCATATGCATTTTTAAACCTACCACAATAGGATGCATGGGGTgcattctaatctagtcatttcgtttgtaacatctgTAATACTGATCTGcggccccataaagtagattTATTGATCGTATTGGCATTCCAGATTGTTCTAgttttgtccatccgtccgtctgtgcaaaTAACGATAGCTgttgaacgaataaagatatccaaattttgcacacatactttctataccctacaccaatactgtggtacagggtattataacttagtaaatttgtttgtaacacccaaaagaaagagagatagacccattgataagtataccgatcgactcagaatcactttccgattcgattaagccatgtccgtctgtctgtccgtccgtctgtctgtccgtctgtccatgttaatttgtgtacaaagtacaggtcgcagttttcatccgatcgtcttcaaatttggtataggcaagtttttcggtctagagacgaattctattgaaattggaaaaaatcggttcagatttggatatagctaccatatatattttcgtccgatttgcagtaataatgcgataaaatagtcatttgttaatcgattctctcgaaatttggcagggaggatgttttttgactctcgacataactggtgaatttcatcaaaatcggttcagatttagatatagctctcacatatgtatatatcgcccgattttcactcctagagccactgcaagcgcatttattgaccaaacttcccaaaacttcatacaacgctttcctcgacgactgtcacagtatctgagaagtttgctcgaaatcggttcagatttggatatagctaccatgttcgtccgatttgcagtaataatgcaataaaatagtcatttgttaatcgattctctcgaaatttggtagggaggattttcttttgactcttgaCATAACtgataaatttcatcgaaatcggttcaaatttaaatatagctctcatatgtatatatcgcctgattttcactgctagagccactgcaagcgcatttattgacccatcttgccaaaattttgcaaaatgcttatttcgacgactgccacagtatctgagaagtttgctcgaaatcggttcagatttggatatagctaccatatgtatgttcgtccgatttgcagtaataatgcaataaaatagtcatttgttaatcgattctctcgaaatttggtagggaggattttcttttgactcttgaCATAACtgataaatttcatcgaaatcggttcagatttagatatagctctcatatgtatatatcggccgattttcactgctagagccactgcaagcgcatttattgacccatcttgccaaaatcttgccaatcttgccaaaattgcacaacgctttccttgacgactaccacaatatctcagaagtttggtctaaatcagtaaagaattagatatagctcctatatatatatttgtcatttttgggtaatttgcaataatgttgtcatttgtcaaccgtagttattacagtttgaacatatttgctcgccgaggtccatcaaaattggttcagaattggatatagctcccacattgtagggtaggtgtagggtattatacagtcggcaccgcccgacttttgcccttccttactggttattgatgtaggtcgttagagattgtaaatcggccatatcggctcagaattggatatagctctcatataaagtggtcctccgacttgacatcttaagcctctaaaagcctaattttttcccatttggctgaaattttgtatgtgaatTGCGTAAATAACCTTTAACATCCCTACCAAATCCCACACATAGGCCAGTTAATAaacataggtcccatataaaccgataccgggatttgacttcttgagctcctagattccaatttttgtctgatttagcttaaatttggtATGCCCTCCAATGCCCATGCCAAATCCCGTCCAGATAAGTCCATCAgtagatataacccccatataaaccagtattggaaataggtttatataaaaGGTGCAtaagtagatatagctctcacacaaACCGATCCagggatttgaatttttgagcccctaaaagccttaACTATTGTCCGATTCAATGAAAATTGGTGTGTTACGTAAATTCATGACTACTATGAATGCCCGCACCAAACCCCGTTAAGGTAGGttcataaatatataaaacctcaaataaactaaaatccatggtggtgggtacccaagattcgacccaacAGAACGtagcatttctttttttttttgctgtcaaCATAAGTAACGATAATCGTTTAAAAACAGGTTGATACGGTGTAAGTGTGACTTTATATGAACTTTAAACGGAGGCCACCTTTACGGGGTAGTAGACACGAAGTGTCACCAATTCAAATGACCTGATTTTTATGTGTGAAcataattttatacccaccaccacaggggTGGgcggttatactaatctagtcattccgtttgtaacacacctcgaaatattgaactaaTATCCCACAAGGTAggtatattttggatcgtctcgacattctgagtctaactagccatgtccgtccgtctgtcaaaatcacgattgcggtcaaacgcgtagagctagccgtttgaaattttgcacagatactttttattaatgtaggtcattggggatagcaaatgggccaaatcggttcagatttggatatagcccccatattaaaaTCACGTCCTGCCATCCAGCAGGTCATGtagatcgagacaatatagaacTGAAATAAATGGTCTTTTGGGTTTTAGCGCCCGGGGGGATCGAACCCCTCCTAACAAAATAAGCAACACCAAACTGCCATGTAGGACGACTGAGaacatattgtactcaaatgaaagaacgtGTCAGTGGGCAATTCCCCCCATCCTACCTAAAGCAAAATGgaattgggccaaattgaagaaggatctcggggggcccaacacaactcaccgtcccaaatttcggcgaaatcggacaataaatatgcattttgtgggcccaaaaccttaaatcgagagatcggtctatatggcagctatatccatatctggaccgatctaagccaaattgaagaagaaggtTGAagtgcctaacgcaactcactgtgccaaatttcggcaaaatcggacaataaatacgccttttatgagcacaagacctcaaatcgagagatcggtctatatggcagctctatccaaatctgaaccgatatgggccaaattaaagaaggatctcggggggcccaacacaattcaccgtccaaaatttcggcgacatcggacaataaatatgcattttgtgggcccaaaaccttaaatctagagatcggtatatatgacagcaatattcaaatctgaaccgatctaggccagattgaagaaaaatctcgaggggcccaacacaactcactgtcccaaatttcggcgacatcggacaataaatgctccttttaagggcccaaaaccttaaatcgagagatcggtctatatggcagctatatccatatctgggccgatctaagccaaactgCAGACGaaggttgaagggcctaatgcaactcactgtgccaaatttcggcaaaatcggacaataaatgagccttttttggccccaggaccttaaatcgaaagatcggtctatatggcagctatatccatatctggaccgatctaagccaaattgaagaagaaggttgaagggcctaacgcaactcactgtgccaaatttcggcaaaatcggacaataaatgagccttttatgggcccaggaccttaaatcgagagatcggtctctatggcagctatatccaaatctggaccgatcggggccaaattgaagaaggatatcgactgactcaacccaactcactgtcccaaattccagcaaactcggataataaatgtggcttttatgggcctacgaccctaaatcggtggatcggtctacacgggggctttatcaagatatagtccgatacagcccatcttcgaacctaacctgcctttggataaaaaagaatctgtgcaaagattcagctctatatatctatttttaaagtctttagcgtgatttcaaaagacagacggatggacatggccagatcgtctttttatacccaccaccgtaggatgggggtatactaatctaatcattccgcttgtaaaacctcgaaatagtgatctaggaccccataaggtgtacatattcttgatcgactcgAAGatcttgagtcgatctagtcatgtccatccgtctgtccatatcacgagagcggtcaaacgcgtaaagctagccgcctgaaattttgcacagattctttatattgatgaaggtcgttggggattacaaatgggccatatcggtttagatttggatatagcttccatataaaccgatcttccgattttgctacttgagcccctggcagccgtaatttttgtccgatttgtctgaaattttgcacatagtgttctgatatgacttccaacaactgtgctatgtacggttcaaatcggtctataacctgatatagtttccatataaaccgatctctcgatttgacttcttgagcccctgaattcctcaatttccatccgattcagctgaaattttgcacatattggtttgttatgactcctaactactgtgtcaagtacacggtctaaatcggtcaagaacatgatatggctcccatataaaccgatctcccgattttactttggagcgcttacaagccgcgacttttatccgatttggatgaaattttccatatagtgttttgttatgactctcaacaatatgggattcaaataaaagttcCTGGCggggccgtcccagccccaaaattcccttaaaataggtttatttgacgatcatgacaatctggaactcaaatgaaaggtattcgggagtagattacgaatatggtcaggaagtagaaataggcatcataatttattgataacggaagggggcggaccctccaccgttactccaaaaaccccatccaaaatcaaagtgaaccgataaggacaatattgatatcaaatgaaaagtatgcgggagtagataacaaatctggcatacaaattcatgtcgaagtatagggggtcacccctccCACAAAAAcctccaaaatgggcacattagccaatcacggatatatgggactcggtttgttggTTCCGtaaagactgaaaaacggcagaaccgattttctcgaaattttcccaTATTGTGTGGGTTGGAAGGAAacctaggctatataatttttcgataatgGAAGGGGGACGTaccctccccttatgccaaaaacacaacccaaaatcaaaagtgaaccgattgggacaatatagatatcaaatgaaaggtattggagagtaggtatTAGAATTTGAGTCTTAGActtctatacaattttttttttaaatttaactaaaattatttatataacATCACTTTGTTTGCCAAACATTTTGCCACATGCGCACAAAAGTGTTGTTCCTTGCTTTTGGGCGTAGCTTTTCATTAACTCGCCTATTGTTGTTGTATTCAATGACATCCAGGCGATATTTGCGAattttttcatagacatttgctgaaaatcaaaatcattaatCAAAAATTATCTTTAGCATGACAAAGTTATACTCACTTGCCAGCTCGGCTATAGATAAATCATCACCCCCATAATCCCTAGGTAGAATAGGGCGTGGTATATGCTTGTACAAGCTATCCATAGTTGAGTGCACCACTAAATGGTCTTTCAGCTCCTTTTTGATGAAAAGATTGATCAGACTCAAAAGTTTTTCCACAATGGGAGAAGGGTTAACAAAGTGTTTGGCTGACAGGCGAATCGGTCCAGTTTCCTGAGAATTAAGGAtgaagaaagagagagagagagagaaaggtgTAATAGAAAAGGATCACAATTTCAGTTTAATATACAGAGATTATGCAAAAGCTAAATTACATTGAATTTTCTTACCTGCAAGAAATATATGATCTTCTTTACTTGCATTAGACTCAGGCGAGCAATATGACCAAATGTTAATCCGGATACATCAAGGATTACCACACAGCCTGCATAAAGTTGAGTGCCTTGTATCAAAATTTCTTGGTGGGCAAACAATCTGTAACCATTATATAAGAAATCTTAAGGCAACCAAATACTGTCAATTTGAAAAGAGGCTATCATATGGTAAATGTTTGACAGCcgagtaaaaatgcaaatttttcccatgaacattccactaagcgacaggggtaaacttctcacatatcaatgagtgcagtccgattcaagtttaagcacaatgataaggggcctcctttctataaccgagtccgaacggcgtgccgcagtgctacacctctttggagagaagttttacatggcatagtacctcacaaatgttgccagcattaggaggggaaaccaccgctgaaaattttttctaatggtctcgccaggattcgagcccaggcgttcagtgttataggcggacatgctaacctctgcgctacagtggcctccaagcTGACAGCCGAGTATATTTAGacattttaacaagtaaaagggtgctaagttcggcaagggcgaattttgggaacccaccatcatagattctgctaaaaatttttacaaaataaatttagttgaagggcataaatttattcttcataccatagttctgtcaaatcagcaaaaattaaagcttctaggagccgaacaaggatgatcgagagaccggtctatatgggagctacatcaggttatgaactgatttggaccgtacttggcacagttgtttggagtcataatagaaaacagcatgcaaaatttcagccaaatcggatgaaaattgaggtttccaggggctcacgaagtcaaatcgggagatcggtttatatgggaactatatcaagttcttgatccgtttgtaccatacttggcacagttgttgaaagtcataacagaacactatgtgcaaaatttcagccaaatcggacaaaaattgaggtttccaggggctcacgaattcaaatcgggagatcggtttatatgggagctatatcaagttcttgatccgtttgtaccatacttggcacagttgttgaaagtcataacagaacactatgtgcaaaatttcagccaaatcggacaaaaattgtggcttccaggggctcaagaagtcaaatcgggagatcggtttatatgggagctatatcaggttcttgaccgattttttgcgtacttggcgcagttactgttagtcacaacagaacactatgttcaaaatttcagccaaatcggacaaaaattgtggcttccatgggctcatgaagttaaatcaagagatcggtttatatgggagctatatcaggttacggactgatttggaccgtagttggcacagtttttggaagtcataacagaacaccagatgcaaaatttcagccaaatcggacaaaaattgtggcttccaggggctcaagaagtcaaatcggtaaatcggtttatatgggagctatatccaaatctgaaccgatatgacccatttgcttttcccaacgacctacatctatataaagtatctgtggtaaaattcaagtggctagctttacgcgttcgaccgctatcgtgatttcgacagaaggacggacggacggatatggctagttcgaatcaaaatttcgagacgatatgtactttatggggtcctagattaatatttcgaggttttacaaacggaatgactcgattagtatacccccattctatggtggagggtataaaaattgtgccctggCAACTGTTATAACTCTTATTTGGAACTGTTATAACTCCACCAAAAGTCAGAATCTCCATGATTTGAAAACAGTTGTGCATTGGACACGTACTAGGCAATCACGTCATGTCTAAATCATCtcgaaaatcgaactttgaattttttgt
This Stomoxys calcitrans chromosome 2, idStoCalc2.1, whole genome shotgun sequence DNA region includes the following protein-coding sequences:
- the LOC106083773 gene encoding uncharacterized protein LOC106083773, which codes for MWPLFDLEEEYAKHPHIDRHEVQKLHQWLRAQPHMPELLEREVLIFYHACQYQMEYTKEVIDKYYTFRTQTNEFFGDLDIESPQLVLAQKAVAVCPLSNNTPEGYCVIVGKLLEFDPPKFELAAALKLVFAQQEILTQGTQLYPGFVIIIDMIGVTFGHIARLNPMQLKKIIYFLQVR
- the LOC106083764 gene encoding alpha-tocopherol transfer protein-like; its protein translation is MWPLFDLEQEYAKHPHIEREEVQKLHQWLRAQPHMPELWEHEVLIFYHACQYQMEYSKQVIEDYYTFRTQTEEFFDNLDINSAQMVQAQKTVAVCPLPNTTPQGHCVLIGKLLDTDSANFNLAGALKLLFAHQEILIQGTQLYAGCVVILDVSGLTFGHIARLSLMQVKKIIYFLQETGPIRLSAKHFVNPSPIVEKLLSLINLFIKKELKDHLVVHSTMDSLYKHIPRPILPRDYGGDDLSIAELATNVYEKIRKYRLDVIEYNNNRRVNEKLRPKARNNTFVRMWQNVWQTK